ATAGCAGATATGGGGAGGTAATTTTCTATTTCTCTAACCACTTGCTACTTATTTATctcttatattttgtaataCTAAAATATGAAACTTTTCGAAATATATCTTTGAAGGTAGAAGTCAACTTATTTACTGAAGTTTTCTTGGCATCAGATGAATTTCCAGCGTCATATAAAAATTTGGATGTAGAATGAAATTTTGAGACAGACCTCTCATTCAAAGAGGATGAtgaatgataaaattgtttGCTTGTGTAAGATTTGGGAAAATGTGAAAGACATGAATTTTATCGCATAAGGTAATGGGTTAAATTGGATTAGGGTAGGAAACATGTCCACTTGTGTTTACCTAGATTGATCTTCATGACAAAGCAATGGAAAACATAAAGCGTAGGAATAGGAAAGTGAGAAGTAGTGACTCTGTCGAAAGGGAATCATGCgagtttttttttgccattttaTTTACCGATCCAAGCATGCGAGTTTTTTTTGCCATACTTGGTGTTGACTCATACTTGAGCGTTTCCCCCCTGTTTTGATTGCACATTATACTTGATCATGACTTAtacttatatatgttatatgtcGCACAATCTGCAGAGGCACAAACGTTTGAAGAAAGTATTTGTTGTTCTCCACGAAGAACTGAAGGTGAGTAGTTACAAAACTCTCCCCCTAAAAAGCATAGTTCttggttttaaacttttaatcaTCTTCCTTTGGATTCTTAATGCTTGTACTTGTATTAACAACAAACTATGGTTACCTCTTGCAGCAACTGAAACAAAGAATGAGAGATTACGCATCATCTCATGGAAAAGATTGATGGAGCTGAAACCAAAACTCTCTGGATCACACACAGTACGCAGAGGTGGTTGATATTCCCCTCATTTGGAGTcatcttgttgttgaaaattagccgttttttttcttcttttcttgtgaaATTAGAAATGATTCATAGGCCCAATTTTGTGTGAGCTGTACTTAGGGAGGACCTTTGGTagattttatggttttttttttttactaaaaatttgTTGCAGTTGGGTTTAGCTGGGTCACTCGATAAACTAATATGTACATGGAAATCAAAGATCAATGTAGATTCTTCTGGctctgttttattttcctttgatAAAACATGTAAAGGCTACCATGGTACCACCATATCCAACATGtatctctctcactttctttGTAGTACAAATCGGAAGGTAAAAAAGTGACCAAAATGAAATAGTGTATAGTAGAAGGAAACCTAAACGCTGCCGTTTCGTTACGTAGTTGGACAGAGAGGCCAGCTATAATAATCCACGGAATGTTCCACTGATTTCCCTTAGGAGTAAATTTAATGGTGAAGCTATTGTTGGGCATCCTTCGACGGTTGAAGTGCTTGAAGATGGATCATGTGACCTCATTGTGAGTAGTCATCTCAATCCCCTTGGTGTGCCAATGGTTGATGATGCGAAGCCAAAACCGTCATCAAAAAAGAAAGCCTCACATTTTCCTCCATATAAATCATCAAAGTCAAATAAATCTTTATCTCTATCCATAAAGACAAGGTGTCTCTCAACACTAAGTGGGCAGAAGCTGACAGTAAGTTGCAAGAAGaaggtgatgatagagaagACGAAAGAAAGAGTTGTATCTTGTATCCCTCTGAAAGTAGCCTTCAGTAGGATAAATGAAGCACTGAAGGGATCAACGAGACAAGTGCACAGAGCATTACCATCTGTAGGCAATACATGATGAGATGAGTTTGGTCTCTTTTCTATTTCCTGCCATTTGTTTTTTACGTTCATTTACCTCGGTTCTTAAGCATTCACCGAGATGAAATTAGCCCGGTCTTAGGGGGCGATGGATGGTGTTCAattgtttgaaatatatatatatatatatatatatatatatatatattcagttgtttgatttatatctatataaattttttgatatattttatatatctatataaaatctattattaatattgtttgatatattttgttatatgtattttatatttatatatgtaatgaaagttttgtgattataataaattattgataATATTGtggactataatataaatagaaaaacttttagaaataaatttgaGGATATTCGAATAAGTCATCATCAAACCCTTGTTTTGAAGGAAATCTCCCCTTAGAATAAAGACATTATAAATAGGCTTTTATAATGGGCCTTCGTTAAATTTTAGTGTTGGtgaaataatatgttttataggttttgttttgttttcatattccATGTTTTCagacaatttttaaattaattttatattttttattatttattttgtgaagtattgtttataatttgttaaatttttttaaaataaacatttcttaTTATGCGTGCTTTTAGcttaaacatcttatattttgaaacctagAGAGTAACTGATTATGCCTCGAATGGCACTCCGTTTCATATGTGATTCGGGTGCGATGCATTTCTATCATATTTTTGAATGACAAAGCGCTTTGAGTGTGATTACAAGACACATGATTTCGTGTTTTCCCTtaaaaaacatgattttgtgttttcgCCAAAAGcgtgattttgtatttttccgtcaaaaatattatttttcgtttttccGCATACAAAGTAATTGTCCTTTTCCTGCCTAAAACGTGATTATTCATTTTTCCGACAAAAACGGAATTTCGAATTTCCTGAAAAAACGTGATATTCCGTTTACCCACCAAAAAACGTTATTTCCATTATTCCGCCAAAAACGTAATTCTGTGTTTTCTCGTAAAAAAcgtgatttatgtttttccgccAGTCATTTTCTTCTCCCGTAAAAacgagatttttgtttttcaaccaaaaatgttattttatatcattattttttttaaatcattaaatattatattttattaattaaatataataaaaataattaagggtATTTTAGTAAATATACTCATAAGTCATACTTGTTAAACCCCAGTGAGATCTTTAAACTCCGTTCGTGGTCTGACTAAGTTAATAGTAAAATATGAGAACTAATCGCTTGACAAAAGTGCTTGAATCACACCACACTCTAATCGTTTTGCCATTCGGTGTTGACATGCGATTATAGTCATCACACCGCACCCTAATCGGGTTGCCATTCGGGGCCTAAGGATTATGTTGGAAAGTGCTCAAACATGGttccaaatatttttaaaaatctatgtaaaaaagaaagaatcattGCCAATTCTAGACTACTACATATTGTAATGGATATTGAAAACTCTGACCTATATTAGTCGGGTTGGTTTGCTTTTGGTAAACagttattttggtttctttaatttatgcCGAATGAAATcgtatattttgatattaagTTAAATCTTCTTCAAAAAATGTGCTAAATTGGGCAAAAACCTAAAAGTTAAACACTTCCCGAAACGCTAAAaccacttttaaaaaataaaatttaagacGATAATTACGAATAAACCACAATTTAAGTTTGAGTCATCATTAATTACATGCATTATAAATCTTGAATAACTTATTATTAAATTGGGGAATTGTCTTTAGTCAAGTAGTTACAACATCACATTTGGAGTCGAATCCACCAGAGTTCGACTCTATCTATAGGAATTGACTATAGatcgaataattttttttatcatatattaaaaagaacatTTGTAGCTAATCTACCGCTAAtcaattatagaaaatattagtAACTTTGTAGCTAATATATCGCTAACCAACATGTGGATgttgttgatttttcttttaggttattctaagaaaagaaaaaaatgttaatataaaataaaatatgaaccaTCGATATTcggggagaaaaagaaaataagattaaccaaacaaatctaactacagtttttgcggattacacctcaaaaataatttactatttttagaatatatatatatatatatataattagtataaatatgtgtgtttatatgtaagctttttaatttaaacaacAGAACATATCTCTTGTCAAAAGAATCACAATGTCATTTTCCAAATTTGCTATCTTTTGTGTCATCCTTGTTTCCATGGCTAGCCTTCATgaatgtatgttatatatatatgtggtttaTTGTTCATTgtttatcatcatcaccacctcTATAATCACAATTGAATACTCCacaattttttctaatgatgTTCTTATATATAGGTAATTTCTTCAAAGACCTTACGGGTCCAGATTTGAAAGATCCATGCTCTTTAACAGCAATCATTAACAAGTACTGCTGCCGAGATCTTGTTCGAAATGTGTTGAGCTGCCATGACACCTTAAAAGAATGTAGGAATAAtgtcaacaaaaataattgtaatCCTTATGcaaaaaagaactaaaaagTTTGACAAATATTTACACGTACCAAATATTTTCATACGTTTACTCATAACACAAGTtgttaagttttaattttaattcactATATTCAGTTATGTAATGCAAAATGATAACCTTCTTTCTCTTATTTTGGCACATGCTATTACAAAATGATAAACCTCCGACGCATTTTTATTACACATACACAGATTCATACGGTTTATAGAATCTATACACGTGCAAGAGTTATATTGCGGGTGAcatttgattttgtagtattgACTTGCATTTGTTTAAGTTGGAGTGTtaagttacaaaatatattatttgaaaagCATCTTTTGCACAAAACCCTTTTATTTTCATCATAATATTAACAATACgtttatgaaattattatatgataattcatcTAACCTTTTCCTTATCCCTTTACACTGGCATATTAATATCCCATCCAAGTTCAAGCTTCACTTTAGAGGTTTCTTAGTTTGCTTATAAAATGATTgaaaccagtttttttttcaaagagtACTGCCAAGAAAGTTGTTATTGTTGCTCTGAGTTTAGAATCCAGGATTCTCCCAAGTGCTTAAAATACAgttaatacagtatatatatacttgtgttTAGTGatttaaaaaacatatgatcAAATAATTTGTGGTTTGGTAAATTAGTCATGGATAActataaaccaaaacaattattCAAGGTTGAACTTTATTGACAAGTTtctttaaaaacatatatttcacCACTTATTCATAGTCATATGGATGAGGATAAATAGACAAACCGTCttattacatattaaaattttgtaaattatatcgATAAGAAGTTGTCTATATGTTCAAATCATTGTGGAtaagataaaattaatttgaacaAGTAAAGAATTTGAACAGTTTTATTAACCATCCATGTATAAACTGAACTAATgttcaactatatataaatggacaatgtataatataattcatTTAATACATATAGCAAAATGCATCTTAAAATATATTCACGATGTATTGATAAAACATGTAAAGGGGCCATACCAGGGTACCACCATGTCCAACATgtatccctctctctctctctctttgtagtACAAATCGGAATCACAATTGTAGAAGGTAAAAAAGGTGACCAAAATGAAATAGTGTATAGTAGAAGGAAACCTAAACGCAGCCGTTTCGTTACGTAGTTGGACAGAGAGACACTTTAGCCttcgttttttttggttttgggtaccaaactctttttctctctcttgccGTCTTCCGTCGtcttcgctctctctctctctctctctccgtttCTTCTCCGAGCCGGAAAAAGCCCAAAACCCTTGAATCAAACATCAGCGGTATCGCTCGCTGCTACTgattagaaccaaaaaaaaacttcaaaattagaAAGAACTTCTGACTGGATCTCTTATTGTTCTTTCCTGTATTCGTTGATCGTCAATAAAAACCCTTTTTGCAACCTTTCTCACAAGCGCTTACAACTCGTGGGGCGTCGATTTTGCTTGTTTGGTTTGAAGATCGTGCCTCTTATATTCATGACTCTGTTTTGGCCAAGAGATTGACTTCATCTGTTGGGAATTCGTTAGATCAATTTTTTTAGGAGTTTTCTGGGTTTGGTGCTTTCGAGGGGATTTGGTGGGTGATGGGTAGTAGTGATGAGGGAAACAGCAAGGCGATTGATGCGTCTGTAGGAGGTTTGGTTTGGGTCCGACGCCGTAACGGGTCATGGTGGCCGGGTCGGATTATGGCTCATCACGAGGTTCCTGACGGTACTATCGTTTCTCCCAAATCTGGCACTCCTATCAAACTTCTAGGTCGTGACGATGCTAGCGTGTGAGTTACCActattactctttttttaatctcttcctTATTCAAGTCAAAATCCTAATGGTTTCTCTTATGAGAGAGCATTcttgttttgattgttttgttgctttttttttttttcttaatcattgCCTGTACGAATTTGCTTTTTGAATGATTGATGGAAAAGTACTGTTCACTACGTTGCCCTTGATAGAGCTAGCTGGTGTGAATGNTTGTTAGCTTTTTGTAATCATTGCCTATACGATTTTGCTTTTTGAATGATTGATGGAAATTTGACAAAGTACTGTTTACTCTGTTTGATCTCTTTCAATACCCACCCATATGAAAAAGTTAGACCTTTGGACGAATGTatgaaagttttggtttttgagtgAGTTCAGGTGTTACCAGAAGATGATCTCTCATAGATGATTACAGTTTTTCAACATGCTACTTGTTCTTCCCGTCTTGAGTTTGTTCTGCGCCTCTGAATTTGTCAAATTGATTGTGTCATTCAGTTGCAAATGATTCACTACTTTGCCCTTGATAGAACTAGTTGGTCTGATAGGTCACAGAGTtagttagttaattattttactcTTTATCTCTCCAGGGATTGGTATAATCTTGAAAAGTCCAAGAGGGTGAAGGCGTTTCGTTGTGGGGAGTATGATGCTTGCATTGAGATAGCAAAGGCTTCTGTATCGACCACTAGTAAGAAGGCTGTCAAGTATGCCCGCCGAGAAGATGCCATTGCCCATGCTCTAGAGATTGAGAGTGCACACCTTGCCAAAGATAACCCAGAGTGTATTGAGAAGCCTAGTACATCTGGTGAGGTTCCTAGAAGATGTTATTCCAGAAAGGGTAATGAGGACTCTGGGGATGTGGCAGAGACTAAAGTTGCATTGCAGTCTAAtaagtctttaaaaaaaaccaataaggTCAAAGCTTCTAAGGTGCAGACCTTGTcagtgaagagaagaagaacaccaAATGACTCGGAAGATGATGGGACTGAAGGCAACAAACGAATGAGAGGACTTGAGGATATTGGATTAAAAGGAAAAGTACAGGTCGGTGCAGTGCTCGAGGATAAGCAGGAAaataatacaaacatcaatGGTTCTTTGACGAATGAGAGTCTTTCCAATGGTAGTAGCAGGGATTGCTCGCCGTCAATTAAAAGGAATAGGTCACCTGTTAGAAATGCTAATGAATACTCTATAAGAAGAACCCGACAACGGCCACTAACAAAAGTGTTAGAGAGTACAGCTATGGTATCTGTTCCTCTTACCCGTGATGAACTTGTCAATTCTGATTGTTCGCCTCCTCCAGGGCTTTCAGAAAACAAAGTTTCTGctgtaataaaaaattataattcggACAACAATGGGGTTTTATGTGAGAGTGTCCCTGTTTCAAACGCTTCTAAAAACAATGTTGATGCGATCCATAGCAAGGCCAAAGAGAGTGAAATCTCGAACATATCACTTTCGGCAAATGATGACACGTCCAATGTGTTATTTGATGTTCCACTGATTGGAGAAGAAAATTACTCTACAGGTATAAATTGCTtaacctttttttataaaagttctGGTGATTGTATATCTCTTTTGATCGAGTACATTTGCAGTGTGTCTCTATGTTTGTTCAAACTAATGTTACTTTTAGTTGGAAAATTTTGAATGCCTCCACTGCTAGGAAGAGAGGAAGCAGAATGGTACCTAAAAACCATATATTGGATTTTATCACATGATAGATTAGAGTGCGTATATATGACTTATGTCTGGACAATCGTGATGCTTCCTAATTCTTTTACTTGTCTATCTATGGCTAATTGTTTCTGCTTGTCTCTGGTCTTGCTTTAGGTTGATATTTTGCTGTCATTTCTTTCTCTGCCTGTTAGGATCAAACTCTAAATTCATTAGATCGGATTTGTTCGCTTCTTTTTCTGGGTTGTGATCAGCATGACTTGAACTGACATCCGTTGTTGTTCCAGGAATTACGACGGCAGCGTTCACATGTTCTTCACCCACGAAGGCTCTTGTTTCTGGACCGACAAGGCGGCTTAGTCAGAGTAGCCATAATGATGTAGTGAAAAACGAAGGAAGTAATGGATTGATTGAGAAGAGCACTTCAAAGTGGCAGCTAAAAGGGAAAAGGAATTCAAGGCAGATGagtaaaaaacaagaagaaagaagaaatgctTACGCCGAAGCCAACAACAATTTTCTGTCTCGTTGCTCTGTCTCTGATCAAAAGCTAAACGGTCATTTCAGCTTTGNNNNNNNNNNNNNNNNNNNNNNNNNNNNNNNNNNNNNNNNNNNNNNNNNNNNNNNNNNNNNNNNNNNNNNNNNNNNNNNNNNNNNNNNNNNNNNNNNNNNNNNNNNNNNNNNNNNNNNNNNNNNNNNNNNNNNNNNNNNNNNNNNNNNNNNNNNNNNNNNNNNNNNNNNNNNNNNNNNNNNNNNNNNNNNNNNNNNNNNNNNNNNNNNNNNNNNNNNNNNNNNNNNNNNNNNNNNNNNNNNNNNNNNNNNNNNNNNNNNNNNNNNNNNNNNNNNNNNNNNNNNNNNNNNNNNNNNNNNNNNNNNNNNNNNNNNNNNNNNNNNNNNNNNNNNNNNNNNNNNNNNNNNNNNNNNNNNNNNNNNNNNNNNNNNNNNNNNNNNNNNNNNNNNNNNNNNNNNNNNNNNNNNNNNNNNNNNNNNNNNNNNNNNNNNNNNNNNNNNNNNNNNNNNNNNNNNNNNNNNNNNNNNNNNNNNNNNNNNNNNNNNNNNNNNNNNNNNNNNNNNNNNNNNNNNNNNNNNNNNNNNNNNNNNNNNNNNNNNNNNNNNNNNNNNNNNNNNNNNNNNNNNNNNNNNNNNNNNNNNNNNNNNNNNNNNNNNNNNNNNNNNNNNNNNNNNNNNNNNNNNNNNNNNNNNNNNNNNNNNNNNNNNNNNNNNNNNNNNNNNNNNNNNNNNNNNNNNNNNNNNNNNNNNNNNNNNNNNNNNNNNNNNNNNNNNNNNNNNNNNNNNNNNNNNNNNNNNNNNNNNNNNNNNNNNNNNNNNNNNNNNNNNNNNNNNNNNNNNNNNNNNNNNNNNNNNNNNNNNNNNNNNNNNNNNNNNNNNNNNNNNNNNNNNNNNNNNNNNNNNNNNNNNNNNNNNNNNNNNNNNNNNNNNNNNNNNNNNNNNNNNNNNNNNNNNNNNNNNNNNNNNNNNNNNNNNNNNNNNNNNNNNNNNNNNNNNNNNNNNNNNNNNNNNNNNNNNNNNNNNNNNNNNNNNNNNNNNNNNNNNNNNNNNNNNNNNNNNNNNNNNNNNNNNNNNNNNNNNNNNNNNNNNNNNNNNNNNNNNNNNNNNNNNNNNNNNNNNNNNNNNNNNNNNNNNNNNNNNNNNNNNNNNNNNNNNNNNNNNNNNNNNNNNNNNNNNNNNNNNNNNNNNNNNNNNNNNNNNNNNNNNNNNNNNNNNNNNNNNNNNNNNNNNNNNNNNNNNNNNNNNNNNNNNNNNNNNNNNNNNNNNNNNNNNNNNNNNNNNNNNNNNNNNNNNNNNNNNNNNNNNNNNNNNNNNNNNNNNNNNNNNNNNNNNNNNNNNNNNNNNNNNNNNNNNNNNNNNNNNNNNNNNNNNNNNNNNNNNNNNNNNNNNNNNNNNNNNNNNNNNNNNNNNNNNNNNNNNNNNNNNNNNNNNNNNNNNNNNNNNNNNNNNNNNNNNNNNNNNNNNNNNNNNNNNNNNNNNNNNNNNNNNNNNNNNNNNNNNNNNNNNNNNNNNNNNNNNNNNNNNNNNNNNNNNNNNNNNNNNNNNNNNNNNNNNNNNNNNNNNNNNNNNNNNNNNNNNNNNNNNNNNNNNNNNNNNNNNNNNNNNNNNNNNNNNNNNNNNNNNNNNNNNNNNNNNNNNNNNNNNNNNNNNNNNNNNNNNNNNNNNNNNNNNNNNNNNNNNNNNNNNNNNNNNNNNNNNNNATCCTTCAACGGTTGAAGTGCTTGAAGATGGATCATGTGACCTCATTGTGAGTAGTCATCTCAATCCCCTTGGTGTGCCAATGGTTGATGATGCGAAGCCAAAACCGTCATCAAAAAAGAaagccaagaaaaagaaatcacatTTTCCTCCATATAAATCATCAAAGTCAAATAAATCTTTATCTCTATCCATAAAGACAAGGTGTCTCTCAACACTAAGTGGGCAGAAGCTGACAGTAAGTTGCAAGAAGaaggtgatgatagagaagACGAAAGAAAGAGTTGTATCTTGCATCCCTCTGAAAGTAGCATTCAGTAGGATAAATGAAGCACTGAAGGGATCAACGAGACAAGTGCACAGAGCATTACCATCTGTAGGCAATACATGATGAGATGAGTTTGGTCTCTTTTCTATTTCCTGCCATTTGTTTTTTACGTTCATTTACCTCGGTTCTTAAGCATTCACCGAGATGAAATTAGCCCGGTCTTAGGGGGCGATGGATGGTGTTACTGTACAATACAGAGATACATATATAGGCCTTgtgagaaagaacaaaaaagaaaagaaaaggaagtgaagttgtatatacatatattctaAAGAGCTTCTCTAGCTATGTTTTGTCGCTTTGACGCTCTATTATActgtttacttttgttttctttgttcctAAGTAGGGTTTTATAATGGGTGTTAGTTAAAATTTAGTGTTGGGgaatataatatgttttagaagtttttttgtttttatactaGATAATATCATGCGCGGGTTGttatattagttatgttaatttattttattttataataatcataaaattgggaagtgtctttagtcaagtggttacagcACCACTTCTGCGGCCGATTCCACCGAGTTTTCGAATGCTATTTCTGAAGAGTGGTAttgaaaaagatgtatttttctaaaaatacatatataacaaacaaatttcctaaatgtcaataatacactttgtttattcaaatcatacaatatcaaaatataccagctatttaaaaaatattgttaacgacaaaaatagaaatttactatgatattcaaaatttacctaaaagatttaataattaaattgcataattattttttaagtatcagttaaatatatttcctataaaattaaatgaaatgcaataaaaatcccaaagattaatttaatttataatctcttttatattcaccttaatttaagctatattgctaggttaaattctaatgatttcctcattgtagtaaaattttggaaatagaatatcaaaaaaaaatatatatagaaaatcattaaattacaaaatttttaattaaataaacattataatgatctttatagaagtatattttgggtcacaaaaattaaatataatgatgagtataccaaaaaaatgtactacaaatttttttggaggcaaacaaagaaaatatttagaatgtGAGATgtgatggatgatgatgtgagaatagttatttataggatttcaaagaaagaaagttacatttctaaaattatttaaatagaagagttaattataatttatagtgtgtttgaatgaaaatgaatggaaaaaatagtcaattcataatttatgtaatttcagtaacaatttagtagtaaagtgtggatttaaagtatagattaatgtatattattatatttttattgaattaaaaataaatataattcttttagaaattaaatgctaaatgaaccaataaagagagagtgaaaccttatttatatataaacaatgtaatatatacatatcatacaaactttaaaactaaaatttagaattacgtgtttacaatgatatttaaattaatttttttaacccatacaacaacaataacaaataaacacacaaaaaaaaagagatatagtGGAAAAGGATGAGAGAttgaaagaatgagagaatgagagaataagagaatgagtatttatatgaaaagaagtgataaaaattatttagaaaaatgagagttacaattctaattgattatttgttttaatacaacTGGGTAGAGAAAtatagttaatgcataatttatatgatttcaattttatattaatatgtgagttaaatgtcaagattaaatgatttttaatttgtgatttaatataaataaatattttagtttgttttggtttaaggaaaaggAATACTAAGGGGCTCAAAATTTTAACttacacatgatttggttgttttgttgatataaactcaacaatcacacataattttcaaattgaaaatattacttttgaagtgaaaaactaaattagttttcttataaaattttatgaacttcaatccaaatattttttaaaaccccaaggagaacttctatctttttggttttgtttttttgtttttcactcatcaatttaatttatagtgctagatttcatactaatggtttcatctttggaggatttagttaaatggtgttaaattatattgtttttctatatttcatttccagttaaatatgatttctttttgggataattttttcatttttcttaaatcacaaagaccaatttttttttaattgaagttctttttgttttcaaaaacctcaaattttaaataaaataaatattctattgatctttacatatttagagttttacataaataaatattctatattGTNTACaaactttaaaactaaaatttagaattacgtgtttacaatgatatttaaattaatttttttaacccatacaacaacaataacaaataaacacacaaaaaaaaagagatatagtGGAAAAGGATGAGAGAttgaaagaatgagagaatgagagaataagagaatgagtatttatatgaaaagaagtgataaaaattatttagaaaaatgagagttacaattctaattgattatttgttttaatacaacTGGGTAGAGAAAtatagttaatgcataatttatatgatttcaattttatattaatatgtgagttaaatgtcaagattaaatgatttttaatttgtgatttaatataaataaatattttagtttgttttggtttaaggaaaatgAATACTAAGGGGCTCAAAATTTTAACttacacatgatttggttgttttgttgatataaactcaacaatcacacataattttcaaattgaaaatattacttttgaagtgaaaaactaaattagttttcttataaaattttatgaacttcaatccaaatattttttaaaaccccaaggagaacttctatctttttggttttgtttttttgtttttcactcatcaatttaatttatagtgccagatttcatactaatggtttcatctttggaggatttagttaaatggtgttaaattatattgtttttctatatttcatttccagttaaatatgatttctttttgggataattttttcatttttcttaaatcacaaagaccaatttttttttaattgaagttctttttgttttcaaaaacctcaaattttaaataaaataaatattctattgatctttacatatttagagttttacataaataaatattctatattgttttatctcttggatcacaaaacaaaatagagtttatagactttaaacaaaatagactttataaatggataattgtatcgatctttaaatattattatattgatctttacaaattattaaaaataatacatgaATATGTANGAATACTAAGGGGCTCAAAATTTTAACttacacatgatttggttgttttgttg
The Camelina sativa cultivar DH55 chromosome 15, Cs, whole genome shotgun sequence DNA segment above includes these coding regions:
- the LOC104748391 gene encoding uncharacterized protein At1g51745-like codes for the protein MGSSDEGNSKAIDASVGGLVWVRRRNGSWWPGRIMAHHEVPDGTIVSPKSGTPIKLLGRDDASVDWYNLEKSKRVKAFRCGEYDACIEIAKASVSTTSKKAVKYARREDAIAHALEIESAHLAKDNPECIEKPSTSGEVPRRCYSRKGNEDSGDVAETKVALQSNKSLKKTNKVKASKVQTLSVKRRRTPNDSEDDGTEGNKRMRGLEDIGLKGKVQVGAVLEDKQENNTNINGSLTNESLSNGSSRDCSPSIKRNRSPVRNANEYSIRRTRQRPLTKVLESTAMVSVPLTRDELVNSDCSPPPGLSENKVSAVIKNYNSDNNGVLCESVPVSNASKNNVDAIHSKAKESEISNISLSANDDTSNVLFDVPLIGEENYSTGITTAAFTCSSPTKALVSGPTRRLSQSSHNDVVKNEGSNGLIEKSTSKWQLKGKRNSRQMSKKQEERRNAYAEANNNFLSRCSVSDQKLNGHFNPSTVEVLEDGSCDLIVSSHLNPLGVPMVDDAKPKPSSKKKAKKKKSHFPPYKSSKSNKSLSLSIKTRCLSTLSGQKLTVSCKKKVMIEKTKERVVSCIPLKVAFSRINEALKGSTRQVHRALPSVGNT